One Egibacteraceae bacterium genomic window, AGCCGGGATCAATGACCCCCTTTATTACACCCGCCAGGCCACCGTATGTAGTAGCGCCCACGTTCATCGGCATGACGTCGGGCGGGTGCATAATCCACCAAGTGCCCGCCGGACTACCGTCCTCGGCAAGCAGCGTAGAGCCAAACCACTGGACGACATCTTCCTCAGTCAGGCTGGCTTCGATTACCTGCCGGAGCTTGGCACTATAGAACTCGAAGGCTTTGGTGCATGGGACGACGTCACCCCGAGCATGCCAGTCGTGGACGGTGAAGGACGTGACTTGGGGGAGATCTTCTACTCGCCCCGGCCGCTTAATGCCTAGAAAATATGCATCGCGGTGACCAGGTGTCCACTCGGCGGGGTCAGTCGGCTCGGCCATCCCATGGCGGGCGTCCATGGCAGGGAATAGGCGGTAGAATCGAGAGGCCATTAGCAGACCCAATAGTCCTTGCGGACGATCGTGGGGTCGTTGGCCAGCGTCCAGCGCACATACTGCCATGCCTGGCGGAAGAGCCGCTCGCGCAGGAGGCGCTTTACGTCTTCTGGAGCGGCTGGCGACAGCTCGTTGGTCAGGTTGTTCGCGTAAGATGCCGCTGCCTCCAGGTTGTCCAAGACCCACCGGTGGTATCCGGTCGGATGGGGCCCGAGGTGTGGGATATTGATCAGGTTCCAATCGCCTTTGGCGATGTCGAGGTGCCCGAGACCGTAGTCGTTGAGAGCGGTCTGGTACGCGCTGAGCCACTGGCCCTCGAACCTGGTGGCGATGTGATGCCGCTGGAGCGGCGTCCCCGCGATGATGCTGGCTTTGGCACTGTCGTCCAAGCAGTGGTCCGTCGGCGGCAGCATGGCGGCCCCACCGGCGGCCGCGGGCTGAGGCTCGAACTCGACGTCCCATTGGTCGGCCCACTCTTCCTCCGGGCCAGCCGGCCATATGACGACCGGGCCTTCTTGCGTCGTGGTAGTGGAGAGGTCACTTGCGACAACTGCGCCTACAATCAGCGCGTCAATCAACACCTGGGACAAGCCGGGGTTCCGGAGCGCCAGATCCTGAAGGAGCGCGCTAATCCCGCCGCCGGCGAGCCGCACACTCTCGCAGTCATTATACTGGTCGGTCGTAGACGTGCCCTGCAGGTGCGTGCCAGGTGCTGTCAGCAGTGTTTCGCAGGCTTGGTTGATGGTGAGGCGCCCGGCCAGCGGCGGCACCGCGAACGCGTCAACCAACGTAGTGCGGTCCTCAGCTGGCAGGGTTACGGGCTTCCAGTCGCTGTAGTAGATGTACCCATAGCCGGTATGGTTAACGGCTCGGGCACGCAGCTGCGTGTAGTTGCGCAGCGGTTGATCGGAGTCCGCCAAGGCGATCGTGAAGGCGCCATCGTCGTCCGTTACGCTTTGGGTGGCGAGCGTGAAGGCCTTGGAGTTACCCGGCTCGAGTGCTTGGATAGTGATGTTGCATGTTGAGATGCAAGCACGGTTGTACAGAGCTAGCGCGGTGGCGGTCACGTTGAGGCTGTAGTCAACGAGTCCGCTGTTGGGGTCACGGTCCCAGCGGCCGACCGATAGCGCCAACTCGCCCGGCGGATAGATATCGCCGGTATCGATCCAGTCAGTGTATGGCGTCGAGGTGTAGGGACTGCTGATGCGGGCTCGCAACTGGGTGTAGTGACGCAGTGGTTGCTGGGAGTCGGACAGAGTTATGGTGAATGCCCCGTCGTCATCGGCGACTTCCTGGGTGGTCAGGATGGGGGCGGTGGAATTACTAGGCTCTTTGGCTTGAATTGTCACCTTGCAGGTGCCGACGCACGGCCGACCAGGGAGGGCCAGCGCCTTCGCCGCCACGCTGAGGCTGTAACTCACAAACCCGGTGCTGGCGTCCCGAGTCCAGCTTAGGCCAGACAGGGTCACTTCACCGGGCGGGTAGGCATCTCCGGTCGGCACCCAGTCACTGGATGACGTGTAAATGGAGTCCTGCACCCGGGCGCCGACCCGATCGAGGTGGCGCAGTCGTTGATTGGCGTCAGACAGGATGACGGTAAAGGCACCCCCGCTAGCGGTGACGTCTTTGGTTTGCAGGGTGTAGGCGCTTGACCCTCCCGGCTCCATGGCGCGGAGAGTAACCTTACAGACGGAACCACAGGCGGCTGCGACCGTGACCGTGTAGCTGAGGAACCCTGTGTCGGCATCCCGCGTCCAGGTGTTGATGGTGACATCGACGGCCGCTGCCTGGGCGGGTGGTGTCGGGAGCAGTACAGCGACCAGCACGGCGCCAAGGATCATGGGTATCATCTGGCGAAACGGACTCGCCTGCATCTTGCTTGCCACGGGCAGTCTCCGAGCGTCGGTGGCCAAGTGTGGCTAGGCGGCTTAACCCGCGGGCACTCTAGTCATCATGGAACGGCCGACCCCTTCCGCAATGTTCGTGGGTCATCCACGATCGGCGCGGAAGGTGCCACATACGGATAGGAGTCGGCCGTGACCAGTATTCACGATCCCGAAGCGATCCACCTGGGCTTGGACGTGCACAAGGACACGATCTCGGTGGGCGTGCTCGAGCCGGGCTGCCAGATCCCGGTGGTGGACAAGATCTTCCACGACGAGGCGTCGGTGCGCCGCCTGATCGACCGGTTGGGTGACCGCAGTCGGCTGCGGGTGTGCTACGAGGCCGGCCCGACCGGCTATGAGCTGGCGCGTTTGCTGGCGTCGATGGGGGTGTCGTGTGAGGTGATCGCCCCGTCGTTGATCCCCACCGCGCCGGGTGATCGGGTCAAGACCGACAAGCGTGACTGCCGGCGGCTGGCGCGCCTGCACCGCGCCGGCGAGCTCGTGGCGATCCGCATCCCCACGGTGGCCGAGGAGGCGGTGCGGGACCTGTGCCGGGCGCGTGCGGACTTGGTCGATGACCGTGACCGGGCGCGCAAGCGGCTGCTGGCGTTGCTGTTGCGCCACGCGCGGGTGTACCGGGGCGGCAGCTACTGGACCCACAAGCACGACCAGTGGCTTGCCGCCCAACGCTTCGACGAGCCGGCGCTTGACGCCACGTTCGGCCACTACCGGGCGGTGCTTGCCGCCCGCGACGCCGCGGTGGCCGCCGCCGAGGCCGACTTGAAGGTCTGGTTCGACCGTGACCCGTTCGTCGACTGTGTGGCTCGCCTGGGCGCCTACCGCGGCATCGCCCACCTGGGCGCGTTGACGTTGGTGGCCGAGGTGTGTGACTGGCGGCGGTTCCCCCGAGCGACGACGTTCATGGGCTTCACCGGGCTGGTGCCCTCGGAGTACTCCTCGGGCGGCTCCACCCGCCGCGGGCACCTGACCAAGACCGGCAACGCCCATGTGCGCACCCAGCTGGTGGAGTCCGCGTGGGCCTACCAGCACCGCCCCGCCGTGGGCGCGGCGCTGCGCCGCCGCCAAGACGGCGTGTCGCCGGAGACCGTCGCGCGGGCGTGGAAGGCCCAGACCCGCCTGTGCGGGCGGTTCCGACGCATGGCCGCGGTCAAGGACACCAAGTCGGTGGTGGCCGCCGCGATCGCCCGTGAGCTCGCCGGGTTCGTGTGGGCCGAGATGACCAGCGACGTCAACTGACAGGCAGATGATCAACGATGCGCTGGCTGGCTGATCGGCCCCGCCGGCGCATGCAGCTGTGCAGAACGTGTCGGGCCGCCGCCGTGGCAGAACCGATCCCCGTCCTAGCTAGCTATGCCCACCCCCCGGGGCACGGGCGCCTTTAGTTTAGTCAGGGGCACCCTTCTGCGAATGACCGACCTGCGGTTTCGACCCGCGTACCTCAGAGTGGCGGTCCCAGCCGATCCACCCGAGGCCCGACACGTCTTGCCCCACCCTCAGGAGCAACCACTACGAACCCACCCCAACCAGCAACGCGGCCTGCCCGCTTCTTCGCTTGCCACCCTGGCTCGTCGCTGCTCGCGGTCAACATCGTTCGTCCTCGCTGCGCTGCGGGCGCTGGCATGTTGACCGCTCCCGACGCGACGGCCGGTTCGGCAGCTACGAAGCAACCAGGCCGCTGACCATCAGCACACGACAAGCCCGGCTACAGGAGGGCTCTATGCAAACCCGCCCCAAGTCAAGCATCAGGTTTCTCTTGACGGGCCGTTCCACCTCAGCTAGTCAGCTGGCGGTGCGGGAGGCTCAGCCCGCCGTGCCGGGGGCCGGCGGTTTCGGGGTCGCGACGTTCTCGACGCTGGCCGCACGCGACAGGTGCACCCACAGACCGGCGTGGGCGGCGATGCCGACGCCGAGGATGACGACGACCGACCACTGGCCGAAGAGGGCGGCGACGAGGGCCGCGAACACGGCGCCGGCGACGAGCAGGCCCCGCATCGTGTTGATCGTGCTCATGCAGCAAGCTCCCGTTCCCCGTGCCCCTCGGCCTCTGGCGGCCATGGTAGGACTCCACGCTAGAGTCAACCACCATCCCACGAAGGAGAACCCGTGGCCGCAACCTCGACGATGATGCCCCTCGGCACCCCGGCCCCGCCGTTCGCGCTGGCCGACCCCGACGGGCGGGTCACGTCGAGCGAGGCGCTGGCCGACGCACCCGCGCTGCTCGTCATGTTCCTCTGCAACCACTGCCCGTACGTCCGCCATGTCCGCGAGGGGCTCGCAGCCCTCACCGCCGAGTACATCGACAAAGGCGTGGCGGTCGTCGGCATCAACCCGAACGACTACGAGGCCTTTCCCGACGACGCGCCCGAGCGGATGGCGGAGGAGGCGCGGGAGGTCGGCTACCGCTTCCCCTACCTCATCGACGAGGACCAGGAGGTCGCGAAGGCGTACGGGGCCGCCTGCACCCCCGACTTCTTCCTGTTCGACGCCAACCGCCGGCTCGTGTACCGGGGGCAGATGGACGACTCGCGGCCCAACAACGGGGTGCCCGTCACCGGCGAGAGCCTGCGCGCCGCGCTCGACGCGGTCCTGTCCGGGGACCCGCCACTCACCGAGCAGCATCCGAGCATGGGTTGCTCCGTGAAGTGGCGCCCGGGCAACGAGCCGGGCTGAGCCTCCCCCTCGCCTCAGTTGGCGGTGGGATCGGCGGGGATGGTCGTGAACACCCCGCCCTGGCGGCGCAGCACGCCGCGCCACAGCGCCCCGGGCGCCTCGGTGAAGACGTCCTCGGCGCGGGCATCGACGACGAACCAGCTGCCGGCCGCTATCTCTGTCTCCAGCTGACCGCCGCCCCACCCCGCGTAGCCGGCGAACACCCGCACGCCGGCGATGGCCGCCCCGAGGAGCGTCGGGTCGGCGGAGAGGTCCACGACGCCGACGCCGGGAAAGATCGCGGCGAGCCCGTCGCCCTCCGGGGGACCGTACGTGCGGGCGAGCCCGATGAGGGCGTCGGGCTGCACGGGCCCCCCCGCGAACACGACGGCGGGCTCCGCGGCGAGCGTCGCCCACCTCGGCAGGGCCACCGACAGCGCCGCGTCGGTGGCGCGGTTGACGACCACGCCGACCGCGCCGTCGGTCTTGTGCTCGAGCAGGAGCACGACCGTGTGCGCGAAGTTGCCGTCGGTCAGCGCGGGCGTGGCCACGACGAAGCGCCCGGTGAGGAAGGCGGTGCTCATGGCGCCATCCGACCGCGCAACGCGCGCCGGCGCAAGCCGGCGCCGGTTGCTGCGGGGCGGCGGCGGAGATCGGACCCGTTGCTGAGGCCGGTGGCGTGTCCCGTTTGATCCTTGCGTGGGGCGGAAGGTTGGCAGGGAGTCGACGGAAGGCACATCGATGAACACGAGGGACCTCGCGATCTCCAGCCCCGCGTTCGCGCGGGGGGCGGTCCCGGCGACGTGCACCTCGGACCGGATGGAGGGCCAGGTCATCGACCGGAACCGGCTCGTCGGCACCTACGAGCGGTGAGCGGGATGCACGCGGTGCTGCTCCGAGAGGCCGGCGACCCGGAGGTCCTGCACCTCGAGGAGGTCGACGACCCCCTGCCGGGCCCCGGCCAGGCGGTCGTGCGGGTCGAGGCGGCCGGGCTGAACTTCATCGACACCTACCAGCGCAGCGGTGCCTATCCCCTCGACCTGCCGACGGTCATAGGCTCGGAGGGGGCCGGCGTCGTCGAGACGCTCGGCGAGGGGGTCGTGGGACTGTCCGCGGGTGACCGGGTCGCCTGGGCCGGACAGCCGGGCAGCTACGCCGAGCGCGTCGTCGTCGACGTCGGCGGCGTCGTCACCGTGCCCGACGGGGTGGACACGCGCACCGCCGCCGCGGTGATGCTGCAGGGCATGACCGCGCACTACCTCGCCCTGTCCACGTTCGCGCTCGGGCCCGACCACACCGCGCTCGTGCACGCCGCGGCCGGCGGTGTCGGCCACCTGCTCGTGCAGATCGCGAAGCGCCGCGGTGCCGAGGTGGTCGCGACCGTGTCCACGGAGGAGAAGGCGGAGATCGCCCGCGAGGCCGGGGCGGACGAGGTCATCCGCTACACCGAGGTGGACTTCGCGGAGGAGACCGCCAGGCTGTACGGGCGGGGGATGGACGTCGTGTACGACTCGGTCGGCAAGGCGACGTTCCTGCGGAGCATGGACTGCCTGCGCCCGCGCGGTGTCATGGTGCTGTTCGGCCAGTCCAGCGGCAAGGTCGACCCCGTCGACCCCCAGGTGCTCAACACGAAGGGCTCGCTCTATCTCACCCGCCCGACCCTCGCCCACTACACCGCCGACCCCACGGAGCTCCGCTGGCGCGCCGGCGACCTGTTCGGGTGGATCGCCGCCGGGCAGCTCGCGGTCCGCGTCGACCGGACGTTCTCCCTGGCCGAGGCGGCCGACGCGCACCGCTACATCGAGGGTCGCCAGACGAAGGGCAAGGTCCTGCTCCTGCCCGTGGCCTGAGGGACGCCCTCGCCGGCCACGGCCGGGCCCGCCGGTCCCGGGACGCCGGTGGGCGCGGGGAGTCAGCGGGCGAGTCCCCAGACGTACTCGCGCCGGCGGCGGCGAGCGCGGCGGGCGCCGACGAGGATCTTCAGCCGGCGGCTTGCCGCCCCCCACGACGACCCGGTCGAGGGCGGTCGGCGTCGAGCACCTCGAGCGCCGCGAGGACGACCCGCTCGGCCCGGGCGGCGTCGGTTGCGGTCACTGCCCGACCTCGTCGAGCCGGGACAGCAGCCAGCCCGCCCCGGTCACCGTCGCGGCGCGCCGGCGTGCGCGCGCCGTCAGGGCCCGGTCGGAGGTCACCACCGTCACGGTCGCCGGGTCGGCGGCGCCGAGCAGCTCGACGATCCGGTCGTCGGCGGCGTCGGGCCCCGACCGGTGGGCGTAGCGGACGGCGACGCCGGCGTGCTCGCCCTCCTCGAGCCCGGCGGGGGGTCGCCCGTCGAACACGACGGTGACCGCGTGTCCCGTGGTCGCGTGGAGGGCCTGCAGGCGCGCCACGAAGCCGCGGACCGCCGCATCCCGGTCCCGCCACCAGCCGTCGGGGCGTGAACCGATGACGTTCATCCCGTCCACGAGCAGTTGGACAGGCCAGCCGGCCCGCGGTCCGTTGGCGGGCAGCGGCGAGCACCCGCCCCGACGGGCTTCCCCGCCGCGCGGGTCGCCGACGCTCAGAGGGCGTTCAGCAGGTCGGCGCCCCCGCCGGTTGCTGGACCCAGCAGCGCACGATGTCGCGCATCGACAGGATCCCCGCGACGCCGTAGTTGTCGCCGTTGTCGTTCGTGACGATGAGGTGGCGGAAGCCGCCACGGATCATCGCCTGTGCGGCCTCCTCGAGCGACCAGTCGCCGGTGGCGACGATCACCTTGGCGGTGACATGGTCGATCACGCGTTCCTGGTCGGGGTCCTTGCCGGCGGCGATGCAGCGCATCAGGTCACGCTCGGTGAAGATGCCGGGCCCCTCGCCGTCGAGGTCGAGCACGAGGGCTGACCCGATGTTGCGTTGGCTCATCAGCTGAGCGGCCTCACGCAGGGTGTGGTCCGGACCGACGGTCAGGAACACCGTGCTCATGTTCTCGCGGATATTCATGCTGGGCTCCCCCTTGGGATCGCCTGGCCCGCCTCTACCGTAACGAGCCCCGGTCCCTGCGGGAAGGGGGAGGTCAGGAGGTACGAGCGCGTCCCCCGCGAGAGGCAGGCGCCACGGCGGCCGCTGGTCAGGCGGCGGCGATGGCCACCGCCCACCGCGCGCTGACCGCCGGGAAGCGGTCAGGGTGCAGCAGGGACGCGAGCACCGGTGCGGCGGTGACGACCGCCGGGGAGAGCCGCGAGAACAGGCGTGCGGCCTCCACGGCCCAGAACCGGCCCGCGCGCACCGCCCGCAGCTGCGTGACCTCCGGCAGGCCGGCGAGCTGCGACGCTTCCGCGACGGCGCGCTCGACGCCGTACCCGCAGGGCAGGAAGACGATCGCGTCGGGATCGACGGCGGCGACCTCGTCCCACGACGACCGCCGGGACGCCTCGCCGGCGCCGGTGAGCAGGTGACGACCCCCGGCGACCTCGACGAGCTCGGGCACCCAGTGGCCGGCGAGGAAGGGCGGGTCGCCCCACTCGAGGGCGACCACGCGGGGGTGGGGGCGCCCGGCGACCCTCCGGCGCACGTGCCGGTGCGCCGAGGCGATGGCGGCGATCTGGCGCTCGGCGCGGTCGCTCACGCCCATCGCCGCACCGACCATCATGAGGTCCGCCTCGAGGCCCGCCAGGGAGGCGCCGCGGAGCAGCACGAGCTCCGCGCCCGCCGGAAGGGCGCCTGCCGCGTCGGCCCCGGGCAGGGCACACACGTCGCAGACGTCCTGGGCGAGCACCACATCGGGGGCGAGCGACCCGAGCAGTGCGACATCGACGCGGTAGAGCGGCTCGCCGGCGCTCACCGCCGCGCGGACCCGGCGGTCGACCTCACCAGCGGGCGACGCAACGTCGCCGAGCGCAGAGGCGGTGAGGACCGGCAGCCCGTCGGCCACGGGGTGGTCGCAGGCGTGCGACACGCCGACGAGCGCGGCGCCGAGTCCCAGGGCGGCGACGATGTCCGTGCCGGCAGGCACGAGGCTCGCAACCCGCGGCACGGCGCTCATGGCTCCACGCTATGCGGAGTTTCCCAGGCGGTGTCGTTCGAGAAGATGCGGGAGGTGGGCAGAGCGCCCGCCGGGGAGGATGCCGAGCGATGCATGCGGTCCGCATACAGGCTGTCGAGGTGCCCGCCATCGGCCTGGGCACCTGGCAGATGAACGGCGAGGCGTGCCGCGAGGGTGTGCGCCATGCGCTGCAGGCGGGGTACCGCCACATCGACACGGCGCAGATGTACGGCAACGAGGAGCAGGTGGGTCAGGGCATCCGCGACGCGGGGGTGGACCGCGACGCCATCTTCCTCACCACGAAGCTCAACGCAGGAGCGCTGGCCCCCGAGCGTGTCGGACCCGAGACCGAGGCGAGCCTTCGCCGGCTCGGCACCGACCGGGTCGACCTCCTGCTCATCCACTGGCCGCATCCCGCCATACCGCTCGCCGCCACCCTCGACGCGATGCGCCGCGTGGTCGACGACGGCAAGGCGACGCACATCGGGGTGAGCAACTTCCCCTCCGGGATGCTGCGCGAGGCGATCCGGGAGGCGCCCATCCTCACCAACCAGGTGGAGTACCACCCCCTGCTCGCCCAGGACCGGCTGCTCGCCGTCTGCCGGGAGGAAGACGTCCTGCTCACCGCCTACTCGCCCCTGGCGAAGGGCAGGATCCTCGACGAGGTGGAGCTCAAGGAGGTCGCCGAAGCGCACGGGCGGACCGTCGGGCAGATCGCGCTGCGATGGCTCGTGCAGCAGGATCGGGTGGCGGCCGTCCCGAAGTCGGCCAGCCCCCAGCGCCGCGAGGAGAACCTCGCCGTGTTCGACTTCACGCTCACCGACGAGGAGATGGCCCGCATCACCGCCCTCGCGCGCAGCGAGCGGCTCATCAACCCGTCGTTCGCTCCTGACTGGGAGCGGTAGCTGAACCGCGCGGTCGAACGTTTCGCGGCGATCGCCGCCGGCCCGGCGGTGGACCTCGGCGCGGCGGCGATCGCCATCGGCGGGGGCGCCGACCCCGGCCTCGACCCGCAGGTGTGGCTCGACGAGCTCGACCGGCTCGCCGCGGGGGTCACCGACCGTGACGGGCTCGTGCGCCGGCTGTTCGTCGAGGAGGGTTTCACCGGCAACGCCGCCGAGTACTACGACCCGGACAACTCCCTCCTCCACCGGGTGCTCGCCCGCCGCCTCGGGATACCGGTCAGCCTCGCGGTGGTGATGATCGAGGTCGGCCGGCGCGCCGGCGTGACCCTCGAAGGCGTCGGCATGCCCGGCCACTTCCTTGTTCGGGAGCCCGGCGGGGGCCTGCTCGACCCCTTCGCCGGTGGTCGCCGGGTCGACGAGGCCACGGCGGAGGCGCGCTTCCGGGCCGCCACGGGCGCCGGACCCGACGTCGCCTTCGGTGCCCACCTGCTGCCCGCGGTGAGCGCGCACGGGATCCTCGACCGGATGCTCGCCAACCTCGCCGCCGTCTACCGGGCGCGTGGGGCGGCGGGGGACCGGGAGTGGGCGCTGCGGATGCGTCTTGCCCTGCCCACGGCAGACCCGTCGCTCGCGGTGGAGCTCGGCGAGGTGCTGGCGAGCCGTGGGCGTTTCCTGCAGGGCGCCGTAGAGATCGAACGCCACGCCGGTGACGACGAGCGCCTGCTCACGGCTGCCCGCGCGCTGCGGGCCCGCCTCAACTGAACCTCAGTCGTCCCCGGAGCTTCCCGAACGGCGCTCGGATGACGCGCCCGCGGGCGGGGGCGGGGGCGGTGGCGGCGGAAGCGCGGGGATCGGCTCGGGCGGCACGCCCTCGAGGGCGACGGCCATGAAGTCGCGCCACACCGGGGCCGCGGACTGCCCACCGGTCATCCCCGGGTAGGGCTGGCGGCGGTCGGGGTGGCCGACCCACACCGCGGTCGACAGCACCGCGGTCGTGCCGACGAACCAGGCGTCGGCGAAGTTCTGGGCGGTGCCGGTCTTGCCCGCGACATCCCACCCCGGGATGCGGGCGC contains:
- a CDS encoding aldo/keto reductase; the protein is MHAVRIQAVEVPAIGLGTWQMNGEACREGVRHALQAGYRHIDTAQMYGNEEQVGQGIRDAGVDRDAIFLTTKLNAGALAPERVGPETEASLRRLGTDRVDLLLIHWPHPAIPLAATLDAMRRVVDDGKATHIGVSNFPSGMLREAIREAPILTNQVEYHPLLAQDRLLAVCREEDVLLTAYSPLAKGRILDEVELKEVAEAHGRTVGQIALRWLVQQDRVAAVPKSASPQRREENLAVFDFTLTDEEMARITALARSERLINPSFAPDWER
- a CDS encoding AHH domain-containing protein, translated to MASKMQASPFRQMIPMILGAVLVAVLLPTPPAQAAAVDVTINTWTRDADTGFLSYTVTVAAACGSVCKVTLRAMEPGGSSAYTLQTKDVTASGGAFTVILSDANQRLRHLDRVGARVQDSIYTSSSDWVPTGDAYPPGEVTLSGLSWTRDASTGFVSYSLSVAAKALALPGRPCVGTCKVTIQAKEPSNSTAPILTTQEVADDDGAFTITLSDSQQPLRHYTQLRARISSPYTSTPYTDWIDTGDIYPPGELALSVGRWDRDPNSGLVDYSLNVTATALALYNRACISTCNITIQALEPGNSKAFTLATQSVTDDDGAFTIALADSDQPLRNYTQLRARAVNHTGYGYIYYSDWKPVTLPAEDRTTLVDAFAVPPLAGRLTINQACETLLTAPGTHLQGTSTTDQYNDCESVRLAGGGISALLQDLALRNPGLSQVLIDALIVGAVVASDLSTTTTQEGPVVIWPAGPEEEWADQWDVEFEPQPAAAGGAAMLPPTDHCLDDSAKASIIAGTPLQRHHIATRFEGQWLSAYQTALNDYGLGHLDIAKGDWNLINIPHLGPHPTGYHRWVLDNLEAAASYANNLTNELSPAAPEDVKRLLRERLFRQAWQYVRWTLANDPTIVRKDYWVC
- a CDS encoding YqgE/AlgH family protein produces the protein MSTAFLTGRFVVATPALTDGNFAHTVVLLLEHKTDGAVGVVVNRATDAALSVALPRWATLAAEPAVVFAGGPVQPDALIGLARTYGPPEGDGLAAIFPGVGVVDLSADPTLLGAAIAGVRVFAGYAGWGGGQLETEIAAGSWFVVDARAEDVFTEAPGALWRGVLRRQGGVFTTIPADPTAN
- a CDS encoding NYN domain-containing protein, translating into MDGMNVIGSRPDGWWRDRDAAVRGFVARLQALHATTGHAVTVVFDGRPPAGLEEGEHAGVAVRYAHRSGPDAADDRIVELLGAADPATVTVVTSDRALTARARRRAATVTGAGWLLSRLDEVGQ
- a CDS encoding IS110 family transposase — encoded protein: MTSIHDPEAIHLGLDVHKDTISVGVLEPGCQIPVVDKIFHDEASVRRLIDRLGDRSRLRVCYEAGPTGYELARLLASMGVSCEVIAPSLIPTAPGDRVKTDKRDCRRLARLHRAGELVAIRIPTVAEEAVRDLCRARADLVDDRDRARKRLLALLLRHARVYRGGSYWTHKHDQWLAAQRFDEPALDATFGHYRAVLAARDAAVAAAEADLKVWFDRDPFVDCVARLGAYRGIAHLGALTLVAEVCDWRRFPRATTFMGFTGLVPSEYSSGGSTRRGHLTKTGNAHVRTQLVESAWAYQHRPAVGAALRRRQDGVSPETVARAWKAQTRLCGRFRRMAAVKDTKSVVAAAIARELAGFVWAEMTSDVN
- a CDS encoding CBS domain-containing protein; the protein is MNIRENMSTVFLTVGPDHTLREAAQLMSQRNIGSALVLDLDGEGPGIFTERDLMRCIAAGKDPDQERVIDHVTAKVIVATGDWSLEEAAQAMIRGGFRHLIVTNDNGDNYGVAGILSMRDIVRCWVQQPAGAPTC
- a CDS encoding quinone oxidoreductase, with the translated sequence MHAVLLREAGDPEVLHLEEVDDPLPGPGQAVVRVEAAGLNFIDTYQRSGAYPLDLPTVIGSEGAGVVETLGEGVVGLSAGDRVAWAGQPGSYAERVVVDVGGVVTVPDGVDTRTAAAVMLQGMTAHYLALSTFALGPDHTALVHAAAGGVGHLLVQIAKRRGAEVVATVSTEEKAEIAREAGADEVIRYTEVDFAEETARLYGRGMDVVYDSVGKATFLRSMDCLRPRGVMVLFGQSSGKVDPVDPQVLNTKGSLYLTRPTLAHYTADPTELRWRAGDLFGWIAAGQLAVRVDRTFSLAEAADAHRYIEGRQTKGKVLLLPVA
- a CDS encoding thioredoxin family protein, which gives rise to MAATSTMMPLGTPAPPFALADPDGRVTSSEALADAPALLVMFLCNHCPYVRHVREGLAALTAEYIDKGVAVVGINPNDYEAFPDDAPERMAEEAREVGYRFPYLIDEDQEVAKAYGAACTPDFFLFDANRRLVYRGQMDDSRPNNGVPVTGESLRAALDAVLSGDPPLTEQHPSMGCSVKWRPGNEPG
- a CDS encoding ABC transporter substrate-binding protein, encoding MSAVPRVASLVPAGTDIVAALGLGAALVGVSHACDHPVADGLPVLTASALGDVASPAGEVDRRVRAAVSAGEPLYRVDVALLGSLAPDVVLAQDVCDVCALPGADAAGALPAGAELVLLRGASLAGLEADLMMVGAAMGVSDRAERQIAAIASAHRHVRRRVAGRPHPRVVALEWGDPPFLAGHWVPELVEVAGGRHLLTGAGEASRRSSWDEVAAVDPDAIVFLPCGYGVERAVAEASQLAGLPEVTQLRAVRAGRFWAVEAARLFSRLSPAVVTAAPVLASLLHPDRFPAVSARWAVAIAAA
- a CDS encoding transglutaminase-like domain-containing protein codes for the protein MDLGAAAIAIGGGADPGLDPQVWLDELDRLAAGVTDRDGLVRRLFVEEGFTGNAAEYYDPDNSLLHRVLARRLGIPVSLAVVMIEVGRRAGVTLEGVGMPGHFLVREPGGGLLDPFAGGRRVDEATAEARFRAATGAGPDVAFGAHLLPAVSAHGILDRMLANLAAVYRARGAAGDREWALRMRLALPTADPSLAVELGEVLASRGRFLQGAVEIERHAGDDERLLTAARALRARLN